The Podospora pseudocomata strain CBS 415.72m chromosome 1 map unlocalized CBS415.72m_1, whole genome shotgun sequence genome has a segment encoding these proteins:
- a CDS encoding uncharacterized protein (EggNog:ENOG503P8RE) has protein sequence MRNHHPVETPTSLVCSTLRSRQPWTTVATMLLQSDSRKWRESTLQSHDISLVVEQEHAEVFQVYKFILISPDDVETGEPTAMARITQLGRDLGDAKAGVIFLLDQENEKEHGDAIKAFMSLQIKLMDVHPSVPILPLTSFDALPSTLKTFQRGYSEGLDDGIQQQVNIDVSRDLLGCCSAGERQLSRQAVDTMSQSGEFFSFRELLVDGQLAEREGQERMHDVLGPEDGKRFVRFWLR, from the exons ATGAGGAACCATCACCCTGTTGAAACACCAACCAGCCTCGTTTGCTCAACCCTGAGATCCCGTCAACCATGGACAACAGTCGCGACAATGCTTCTGCAGTCAGACAGTAGAAAATGGCGTG AATCTACCCTCCAGTCCCACGACATCTCTCTAGTCGTTGAGCAAGAGCATGCGGAGGTCTTTCAGGTCTACAAGTTTATCTTGATCTCACCAGATGATGTCGAAACAGGGGAGCCTACAGCAATGGCTCGAATTACCCAGCTCGGGCGAGATCTCGGCGATGCCAAAGCAGGTGTCATTTTCCTGCTTGACCAGGAGAATGAAAAGGAGCACGGAGATGCTATAAAAGCGTTCATGTCACTTCAGATCAA ATTGATGGATGTCCACCCAAGTGTCCCCATTCTCCCTTTGACTAGTTTTGACGCGTTACCATCAACCCTCAAAACTTTCCAACGTGGATATTCGGAGGGCCTTGATGACGGAATTCAGCAGCAAGTGAATATTGATGTTTCTAGGGATTTGTTAGGCTGTTGTTCGGCAGGAGAAAGGCAGCTCTCTAGGCAGGCGGTCGATACGATGTCTCAGAGTGGAGAATTCTTCAGCTTTCGAGAGCTGTTGGTTGATGGCCAATTGGCGGAACGCGAGGGTCAAGAGAGAATGCACGATGTGTTGGGACCagaggatgggaagagatTTGTGAGGTTCTGGTTGAGGTAG
- a CDS encoding uncharacterized protein (EggNog:ENOG503P4NV; COG:S), producing the protein MYRRLATRYCSAITPFPRLSRPRSLTQQHSSSPISRDSQISWPTGGQPRFAMVSLPLFKIAALFVRHISKYGANHIKHQAHEHPRFRAFAARYGQVIHQINMRLSVATMRNTEAAQKAKEKAEAPTVKTEEQVKREEELKAKYGTTPRDSHPVKEPPKSIWRRQFRALPEAKAVDLFADVIGDAFILAIATGLVTYEYWRTSQKPDKNKEMIQELEKQVEELKQRGEELEEAEKQQRERVRLIEEALRAFKDPKTKQPLLATPAA; encoded by the exons ATGTATAGACGGCTAGCTACACGATATTGCTCCGCCATTACACCCTTCCCTCGACTATCTCGCCCAAGATCCTTGACTCAGCAacattcctcctcccccatctcgcGAGATTCCCAAATTTCATGGCCAACTGGAGGCCAGCCAAGATTCGCCATGGTTTCCCTGCCCCTATTCAAAATCGCTGCTCTCTTTGTACGGCATATCTCCAAATATGGCGCG AATCACATCAAGCACCAAGCCCATGAACATCCACGCTTTCGCGCCTTCGCTGCCAGATACGGCCAGGTCATCCACCAAATAAACATGCGACTGTCGGTTGCTACGATGCGCAATACCGAAGCTGCTCAGAAAGCAAAGGAGAAAGCCGAAGCGCCCACAGTCAAGACAGAAGAGCAAGTCAAGCGGGAGGAAGAGCTCAAGGCCAAATATGGGACCACCCCACGAGACTCTCACCCTGTTAAGGAGCCACCAAAAAGCATCTGGAGGCGACAATTTAGGGCTCTTCCTGAAGCCAAGGCTGTGGATTTGTTTGCGGATGTTATTGGCGATGCGTTCATCTTGGCCATTGCCACCGGGTTGGTCACTTATGAGTACTGGAGAACCTCTCAGAAACCagacaagaacaaggagaTGATCCAAGAGTTGGAGAAACAAGTTGAGGAGTTAAAGCAGAGGggtgaggagcttgaggaagCAGAAAAGCAGCAGCGAGAGAGGGTGCGGCTGATTGAGGAGGCTCTGAGGGCATTCAAAGACCCAAAGACAAAGCAGCCCCTTTTGGCTACCCCTGCAGCATAA